From one Nitrosopumilus sp. genomic stretch:
- a CDS encoding inositol monophosphatase family protein produces MQTVDILREASNRIFENVKNLAGTEHAAGDFGIGAGGDISRNIDMVAEKTVLDYLKEINFECIVLGEECGRVELSDNPKGFIIMDAIDGSANAVRGVPFFCSSLAFATENKLSSITDGVITNLANGEMYWASKNNGSFFNDQQIKVRSNDPIYKIVGVNISGASTDLVKRLLPIFEKHEHLRHFGANALEMAFFARGLLDIFIDLRGKIRIQDIAAGYLIVKEAGGLLLDADLNPLDADLSYDARISFIAASNQKILDEIMSLIDQ; encoded by the coding sequence ATGCAAACAGTGGATATTCTCAGGGAAGCATCAAATAGAATTTTTGAAAATGTAAAGAATCTTGCAGGTACAGAACATGCTGCAGGAGATTTTGGAATAGGTGCAGGAGGAGATATTTCAAGAAACATAGACATGGTTGCTGAAAAAACAGTTTTAGATTATCTTAAAGAAATTAATTTTGAATGTATTGTTTTAGGTGAAGAATGTGGAAGAGTGGAATTATCAGACAATCCCAAGGGGTTTATCATAATGGATGCAATTGATGGTTCTGCAAACGCAGTTAGAGGGGTTCCATTTTTTTGCAGTTCATTGGCATTTGCAACTGAAAATAAACTAAGTTCAATCACTGATGGCGTAATTACAAATCTGGCAAATGGGGAAATGTATTGGGCTTCAAAAAACAATGGTTCATTTTTTAACGATCAGCAAATAAAAGTTCGTAGTAATGATCCCATATACAAAATAGTGGGAGTAAACATATCTGGGGCATCAACTGATTTGGTTAAGCGATTACTTCCCATATTTGAGAAACACGAACATCTTAGACATTTTGGGGCAAATGCTTTAGAAATGGCATTTTTTGCTAGAGGGTTGCTTGATATTTTTATTGATTTACGAGGAAAAATTAGAATTCAAGATATTGCTGCAGGATATCTAATTGTAAAAGAAGCTGGAGGATTATTATTAGATGCAGATTTGAATCCACTAGATGCAGATCTCAGTTATGATGCAAGGATTTCTTTCATTGCAGCATCGAATCAGAAAATTCTTGACGAAATAATGTCATTAATCGATCAATAA
- a CDS encoding FAD-binding oxidoreductase: MVTEMKAKVVYSELLKEDLVIIRLVPENGMPQYKTGQFLTIGLPIPSEKKIVRRAYSIASHAENRDYFEFVIRWVRKPLPGRVTTELFYLSVGDEVYLGEPTGAALQISDKLPNGQKDNRRVICVGGGTGLAPFIAFAKHFHDTNDKREVIVLHGASYVDELSYKRLLTDLELESEKRGRDKWNFRYRAAISRPKEYFNRSWNGHVGRVESFFQPNKKTGLSPVEEMVGEEITPENTIIYICGYQGTIDGVMEHLGPKGFVTEHEKKPDGSFAIKYESYG; this comes from the coding sequence ATGGTAACTGAGATGAAAGCAAAGGTCGTCTATAGTGAGTTACTAAAAGAAGATCTAGTAATCATACGACTAGTACCAGAAAATGGTATGCCTCAATATAAAACAGGTCAATTTTTAACAATAGGACTTCCAATACCGTCAGAAAAAAAAATAGTAAGAAGAGCATACTCAATTGCATCACATGCAGAAAATAGAGATTATTTTGAATTTGTAATTAGATGGGTAAGGAAGCCACTTCCAGGGAGGGTTACAACTGAATTGTTTTATCTTAGCGTTGGCGATGAAGTGTACCTTGGTGAACCAACAGGTGCTGCATTACAAATTAGTGACAAGCTGCCTAATGGACAAAAAGACAATAGAAGAGTAATTTGCGTAGGAGGAGGCACAGGATTAGCACCATTTATTGCATTTGCTAAACATTTCCACGATACAAATGATAAACGAGAAGTAATTGTTTTGCATGGTGCAAGTTATGTAGACGAATTAAGCTACAAACGCCTCTTAACTGATTTAGAATTAGAAAGTGAGAAAAGAGGAAGAGACAAATGGAATTTCAGATATAGAGCCGCAATTAGCAGACCAAAAGAGTATTTCAATAGATCATGGAATGGTCATGTTGGAAGAGTAGAGTCGTTTTTCCAACCCAATAAAAAAACAGGATTATCACCAGTAGAAGAAATGGTGGGTGAAGAAATAACTCCAGAAAATACAATCATCTACATTTGTGGTTATCAAGGAACTATTGATGGCGTAATGGAACATTTAGGACCAAAGGGATTTGTGACAGAACATGAAAAAAAGCCAGATGGTAGTTTTGCTATAAAGTATGAGTCTTACGGATGA
- a CDS encoding DUF1059 domain-containing protein: MAQLKCRDYGFECDFVADGEMEQVIENFRTHTDDEHGIDYSKEAVMQFLLRKQGL, encoded by the coding sequence ATGGCACAACTGAAGTGTAGAGATTACGGTTTTGAATGTGATTTTGTTGCAGATGGTGAAATGGAACAAGTTATTGAAAACTTTAGAACACACACAGATGACGAACATGGAATAGATTATTCTAAAGAAGCCGTTATGCAATTTCTTTTAAGAAAACAAGGCTTGTAA
- a CDS encoding glutamyl-tRNA reductase: MSKISFDVMNARVTFKNVPIHTLSKFSFKDVNAACTEFKKIPGVEECVIIQSATRVEIFTVSNVETDDSPDARRPEGKVLVLNQIKDTWISLSSLEQIDIDHFDQTLEVYKGDDVYLNLLRLTSGLDALVVGWQNVFDDVVNAITNAKNAGTSGPILNKLFESVIRLSTRMRDTTGISKDVVSLGDVAVKLVDEKAGLDSKKKVLLIGTGESAATLVKALDKKGISFDVTSRTLERATGFTTILGGTPIDFNDVLTSFDKYDIVFVATTSDYFLITYDRIRLVMEEKTKGTLILDLSEPRTVDEGITALPGIKLLFRDQIAEIYEESVRTRTGIVPAVEKIIEKELPVLSARMKRFDA, from the coding sequence TTGAGCAAAATATCTTTTGATGTGATGAATGCAAGAGTAACTTTCAAAAATGTCCCTATACATACATTATCCAAATTTTCCTTTAAAGATGTGAACGCTGCATGTACAGAGTTTAAAAAAATTCCTGGTGTTGAGGAATGTGTGATTATTCAATCGGCAACTCGAGTTGAAATTTTTACAGTTAGTAATGTTGAAACTGATGATTCACCTGATGCAAGAAGACCTGAAGGTAAAGTACTTGTGTTAAATCAAATTAAAGACACTTGGATATCTTTATCTTCATTAGAACAAATTGATATAGATCATTTTGATCAAACTCTGGAGGTTTACAAAGGTGATGATGTATATCTTAATCTTTTACGATTAACTTCTGGTTTAGATGCCTTAGTTGTTGGATGGCAAAATGTATTTGATGATGTTGTTAACGCAATTACAAATGCAAAAAATGCTGGTACATCAGGACCAATTCTAAATAAATTATTTGAAAGCGTAATTCGATTATCAACTAGAATGAGGGACACAACAGGAATTTCAAAAGATGTTGTATCTTTAGGTGATGTTGCGGTGAAACTTGTGGATGAAAAAGCAGGCCTTGATTCTAAGAAAAAAGTGTTACTTATTGGAACTGGTGAATCTGCAGCAACACTTGTAAAGGCTTTAGATAAAAAGGGTATCTCATTTGATGTCACAAGCAGAACTCTTGAACGTGCAACTGGTTTTACAACTATTCTGGGTGGAACCCCTATAGATTTTAACGATGTTTTAACAAGTTTTGATAAGTATGATATTGTTTTTGTTGCAACTACATCTGATTACTTCTTAATCACATATGATAGAATTAGATTAGTGATGGAAGAAAAAACAAAAGGTACCCTCATTTTAGATTTATCTGAACCTCGAACTGTTGATGAGGGGATTACTGCTCTCCCCGGAATCAAATTATTGTTTAGAGATCAAATTGCGGAAATTTATGAAGAAAGTGTCAGGACTAGAACTGGTATTGTTCCAGCAGTTGAGAAAATCATTGAAAAAGAATTACCTGTTTTGTCTGCTAGAATGAAAAGATTCGATGCTTAA
- a CDS encoding TFIIB-type zinc ribbon-containing protein, with translation MSLQETKCPRCGKNTVITDVDSQEVFCSNCGVVLDEKVNDSRSERIFTNSTTSRSHTGDKTTLARHDRGLSTMINPFDRDSSGNPLSASMKSSLKRLRKWDNRSHMKNNDERNLQQALSELLKLKEKLSLPDAVVEKASYIYRKSLEKKLIRGRSIAALIAAALYAACRESETPRTLQEIASSMGIKRKELTASYRLIFKELELKIPVADSVSCIAKIASNAELSEKTKRHAMKILKKAEKQNALAGKHPMGLAASALYLASIDLEENRTQKDIADAAGITEVTIRNRCKGLRTIL, from the coding sequence ATGAGTTTACAAGAAACAAAATGTCCTAGATGTGGAAAAAATACTGTGATTACAGATGTAGACTCTCAGGAAGTATTCTGTTCCAACTGTGGTGTGGTGCTGGATGAAAAAGTAAATGACAGTAGATCTGAGAGGATATTTACAAATTCTACCACAAGCAGATCTCATACTGGTGATAAGACAACCTTGGCACGACACGATCGAGGTCTAAGTACTATGATCAATCCCTTTGACAGAGATTCTTCTGGAAATCCATTGTCTGCTTCAATGAAATCTTCTTTGAAACGCCTTCGAAAATGGGATAATAGAAGTCATATGAAAAATAATGATGAGCGAAATCTTCAACAAGCATTATCAGAGCTTTTAAAATTAAAAGAAAAACTGTCCTTGCCTGACGCAGTTGTAGAAAAAGCATCTTACATCTATAGAAAATCTTTGGAGAAAAAACTAATCAGAGGACGTTCTATTGCCGCCCTTATTGCAGCTGCTCTTTATGCTGCATGTCGTGAATCTGAGACTCCACGTACATTGCAAGAAATTGCATCGTCAATGGGAATAAAAAGAAAAGAACTTACTGCAAGCTATAGATTAATTTTCAAAGAATTAGAACTGAAAATACCCGTTGCTGACTCTGTTTCATGTATTGCAAAAATTGCAAGTAATGCTGAATTGTCAGAAAAAACAAAACGACATGCCATGAAAATTCTAAAAAAAGCAGAAAAACAAAACGCTCTTGCTGGGAAACATCCTATGGGATTAGCTGCATCTGCGTTATATCTTGCAAGTATAGATTTGGAAGAAAACCGAACTCAAAAAGACATTGCCGATGCTGCAGGCATTACTGAAGTAACAATAAGGAATAGGTGTAAGGGTCTCAGGACAATACTATGA
- a CDS encoding ParB/RepB/Spo0J family partition protein, whose amino-acid sequence MLRRYKPKISYRLREIPIKQIKIWKEAQARKLDRENISELAKSIKNEGLLNPPLVQKENKDTYLLMSGQRRLAAMKRLGAKKIPVHLLSKKTEYDLENAKAASVVENIHRNDMNHREIADACKFLTEQVGKSSAAKSMGMSPATLNKYLGFAGVPERLKLLVPSLVSRDEITRLYFIVPNVVKAEKIVQRISSLDHTLRKKYLIALSQTPKSSHQKLLKRARSLRVKQNISLKLSKTNAKKLAIESNKKDIQPDELAGKIISDYLKRKKSRTR is encoded by the coding sequence GTGTTGAGGAGATACAAACCTAAAATCTCATATAGATTAAGAGAAATCCCAATAAAACAGATCAAAATATGGAAAGAAGCTCAGGCACGAAAGCTTGACAGAGAAAATATTTCAGAACTGGCAAAATCTATCAAAAATGAAGGATTGTTGAATCCGCCTTTAGTACAAAAAGAAAACAAAGATACATACTTGTTAATGTCGGGACAGAGGCGACTTGCAGCAATGAAAAGGCTGGGGGCAAAAAAGATTCCAGTACACTTGCTTAGTAAAAAAACAGAGTATGATCTTGAAAATGCAAAGGCTGCATCGGTAGTTGAAAACATTCATCGAAACGATATGAACCACAGAGAAATTGCAGACGCGTGTAAGTTTTTGACTGAACAGGTTGGCAAATCATCAGCTGCAAAATCAATGGGAATGTCACCTGCAACATTAAACAAATATCTTGGGTTTGCAGGTGTTCCTGAAAGACTGAAATTATTAGTACCTTCACTAGTTTCAAGAGACGAAATTACAAGATTATACTTTATTGTTCCAAATGTAGTAAAAGCTGAAAAAATAGTTCAAAGAATATCCAGTTTGGATCATACCTTACGGAAAAAATATCTCATCGCATTGTCTCAGACTCCAAAATCATCGCATCAGAAACTTTTGAAACGTGCAAGATCTCTTCGAGTCAAACAGAATATATCATTGAAGTTATCCAAAACAAATGCCAAAAAACTAGCAATTGAATCAAACAAGAAGGACATACAGCCGGATGAATTAGCAGGCAAGATAATATCAGACTATCTAAAACGTAAAAAAAGTAGAACACGATAG
- a CDS encoding SIMPL domain-containing protein (The SIMPL domain is named for its presence in mouse protein SIMPL (signalling molecule that associates with mouse pelle-like kinase). Bacterial member BP26, from Brucella, was shown to assemble into a channel-like structure, while YggE from E. coli has been associated with resistance to oxidative stress.), with product MKKSKQLVIAMLAVLAVSISFGALYPEASAQPASILSLEKTISVTGMATASVDPDLLNVTFGIEIQKPTAKQALEENSKMMENVISALKSVGITESEISTSSLNIYPVYEYINDEFLGIQTRELVGYKVSNILSVETEKLNLAASIIDNGVDAGVNRVDSVYYSLSPQKQMDLKDDLLEQAITNAESKAKKALAPLDHTVIGVKSISLSEFGMPYPQPVFSGDFAMAESKIMSSTPVFSSEQDITTSIQVVFLIGSN from the coding sequence ATGAAGAAATCAAAACAGCTAGTTATTGCTATGCTTGCAGTACTTGCAGTGTCTATTTCTTTTGGAGCATTGTATCCTGAGGCAAGTGCACAACCGGCATCAATTCTCTCATTGGAAAAGACCATATCAGTTACAGGCATGGCAACAGCATCAGTAGATCCTGATCTTCTGAATGTCACTTTTGGCATAGAAATTCAGAAACCTACTGCAAAACAAGCACTAGAGGAAAATTCCAAGATGATGGAGAATGTAATTTCAGCACTAAAATCTGTTGGAATTACAGAGTCAGAAATTAGTACATCTTCTTTGAATATCTACCCTGTCTATGAATATATCAATGATGAGTTTTTGGGAATTCAGACAAGAGAACTTGTGGGATACAAGGTGTCAAACATTCTCTCCGTAGAAACAGAAAAACTCAATCTTGCAGCATCCATCATAGACAATGGTGTGGATGCAGGAGTAAACAGAGTTGATTCTGTGTATTATTCTCTATCTCCACAAAAACAAATGGACCTCAAAGATGATCTATTAGAACAAGCAATAACAAATGCAGAATCAAAGGCAAAAAAAGCATTAGCTCCACTTGACCACACTGTAATTGGAGTAAAGAGCATTTCCCTTTCAGAATTTGGAATGCCATACCCACAACCAGTGTTTAGTGGAGATTTTGCAATGGCTGAATCAAAGATTATGTCCTCAACTCCGGTGTTTTCTTCCGAGCAAGACATCACAACATCTATTCAAGTTGTGTTTCTTATCGGAAGCAACTAA
- a CDS encoding winged helix-turn-helix domain-containing protein, whose protein sequence is MNSDDIPDLSDRVDILSTEDEKLKTIGEILSSDSSRNILKILFNESLTANQIAQRTEMSLPLVIHHLKKMQSAQVVKITNVGKNSKSHDMKYYTIDKFAIVILPTAMTQSAKKSKSLFNSFTRIHRLATLGGVSIAAWFSSQFLQNQTSIPAVQSKASSKISESSESMMMRSIPEQSENIQDTLPLSSSDPQIGVLLSVVVVLSVVVSGLIIELIIKQKLNAAKCN, encoded by the coding sequence ATGAATTCAGATGATATTCCAGATTTATCGGACAGGGTAGATATTTTATCTACTGAAGATGAAAAACTAAAAACAATTGGAGAAATACTGTCATCTGATTCGAGTAGGAATATTCTCAAGATTTTGTTTAATGAATCACTTACTGCAAACCAAATAGCACAAAGAACAGAAATGTCTTTACCACTGGTAATACACCATTTAAAAAAAATGCAATCAGCTCAAGTGGTAAAGATTACAAATGTTGGTAAAAACTCAAAATCACATGACATGAAATATTACACAATTGACAAATTTGCAATTGTAATTCTTCCTACTGCCATGACCCAATCTGCAAAGAAAAGTAAATCACTGTTTAATTCCTTTACAAGAATTCATAGACTCGCAACGCTTGGGGGAGTCTCAATTGCAGCATGGTTTTCATCACAATTTCTTCAAAATCAGACTAGCATTCCAGCAGTACAATCCAAGGCATCATCTAAGATATCTGAATCATCAGAGTCTATGATGATGCGTTCAATCCCTGAACAGTCAGAAAATATACAAGACACATTACCATTAAGCTCATCTGATCCGCAAATTGGGGTTTTATTGTCTGTAGTTGTAGTTCTTTCAGTCGTAGTTTCAGGATTGATAATTGAATTAATAATCAAACAAAAATTAAACGCTGCAAAGTGCAACTAG
- a CDS encoding transcriptional regulator encodes MKVLPHEGMSGVDSLLAESLERIIRDNLGENTFRKIQDRLFEKFGISITSAMREFDKIDHVLREFFGAGATGLEKKFLKEICSIKSNKDKSEKRFAISDSKISQSIIKAFCDDEMSKILNASIGEPWTISEIIEKLNLPRTSGYRKINFLIEQGLLVKTGFGFTGNRRAVDKYKSLFDNVNIDFNNKVTVNVQFTPEVVRNSSILQTVYGE; translated from the coding sequence ATGAAAGTATTACCTCATGAAGGTATGTCTGGAGTGGATTCCCTTCTTGCAGAATCATTGGAAAGAATAATTCGAGACAATTTGGGTGAAAATACATTTCGCAAGATACAGGATAGGCTATTTGAAAAATTTGGCATATCAATTACTTCTGCAATGAGAGAGTTTGACAAGATAGACCATGTTTTGAGGGAATTTTTTGGCGCAGGCGCAACGGGTCTGGAAAAAAAATTCCTCAAGGAGATTTGTAGCATCAAATCAAACAAAGACAAATCTGAGAAGAGATTTGCAATATCTGATTCAAAAATTAGCCAATCAATCATAAAGGCGTTCTGTGATGATGAAATGTCAAAAATTCTCAACGCATCAATTGGGGAACCATGGACAATTTCTGAAATTATTGAAAAGCTAAACCTTCCTAGAACTTCAGGATACAGGAAAATCAATTTCCTCATAGAACAGGGATTGCTTGTAAAAACTGGATTTGGCTTTACAGGAAACAGAAGAGCGGTAGATAAATACAAATCATTGTTTGATAATGTGAACATTGATTTTAACAACAAAGTTACAGTCAATGTTCAGTTTACGCCAGAAGTTGTCAGGAATAGCTCTATTCTCCAAACTGTTTATGGTGAATAA
- a CDS encoding response regulator translates to MVSCIVIDDDQNIVDLFCELLSIIKVDVLARGYDGRDAVKLYEKHVPDIVFTDLQMPAYDGLYAVENIKEKYPDAKIIMVTGDINATESELLESLNVHVIDKPFDIHTIKQTVTDVFLDEDRKSSIKIQYMFKEDDSVYSCVVTYEQYKNLKILPIIQECKIIGPEQNNLESYTESMQKALDLACKNNTTNIRKLSEIVG, encoded by the coding sequence ATGGTTAGCTGTATTGTAATAGACGATGATCAAAATATTGTGGATCTGTTTTGCGAACTATTATCTATAATCAAAGTAGATGTTCTGGCCAGAGGATATGATGGCAGAGATGCAGTCAAATTGTATGAAAAACACGTACCTGACATAGTTTTTACAGATTTGCAGATGCCTGCATATGACGGATTGTATGCAGTTGAGAATATAAAAGAGAAATACCCAGATGCGAAGATAATCATGGTTACTGGAGACATTAATGCCACAGAATCTGAACTTCTTGAATCGTTAAATGTACATGTAATTGACAAACCATTTGATATCCATACAATAAAACAAACAGTAACAGATGTTTTTCTTGATGAAGATCGCAAATCATCAATTAAGATTCAATACATGTTCAAAGAGGATGATTCCGTTTACTCATGTGTGGTAACTTATGAGCAATACAAGAATTTGAAAATATTGCCAATAATCCAAGAATGTAAAATCATAGGGCCTGAGCAAAACAATCTTGAATCATATACAGAAAGTATGCAGAAAGCACTAGATTTAGCATGCAAGAACAATACGACGAACATTCGCAAATTATCGGAGATTGTAGGTTGA
- a CDS encoding response regulator produces MKTMNPLRFCKILIVDDSAYMRTFIKRTLSDAQIGSRYYEANDGKEAISKYIAFKPDVTIMDIIMPNVDGVKASMAINHYDPNAKIIVISAKENKETVEDVVKKGGAKDYILKPCDSSAIVMSVSKQIVMNRHR; encoded by the coding sequence ATGAAAACAATGAATCCGTTACGATTTTGTAAAATTCTCATAGTTGATGATTCAGCATATATGCGAACGTTCATTAAAAGAACCCTCAGTGATGCACAAATTGGAAGTAGATATTATGAGGCAAATGATGGAAAAGAAGCAATTTCAAAATATATTGCTTTCAAACCCGATGTAACAATAATGGATATCATAATGCCCAACGTTGATGGAGTAAAAGCTTCAATGGCCATAAACCACTATGATCCTAATGCAAAAATCATTGTCATATCTGCAAAAGAAAATAAAGAAACAGTAGAAGATGTAGTTAAGAAAGGAGGCGCCAAGGACTATATTCTCAAACCATGTGATTCAAGTGCAATTGTAATGTCTGTATCAAAGCAAATAGTAATGAACAGACACAGGTAA
- a CDS encoding response regulator: MGLSALVIDDSKFMRESIRETLSYLKIGSIIEAKNGIEGVRAFIKHRPSLVTLDYEMPGLNGIETAIKIREIDKNVMMIIVTSIKSNMIAVKSGKIPNLGYVTKPIDPIMIKEALSKLRQDVN, translated from the coding sequence ATGGGATTGAGTGCTTTAGTTATAGATGACTCTAAATTCATGAGAGAAAGCATCAGAGAGACGCTATCTTATTTGAAAATTGGCTCAATAATTGAGGCTAAAAACGGCATTGAAGGAGTCAGGGCTTTTATTAAACACAGGCCGTCTTTGGTGACACTTGACTATGAGATGCCAGGCCTAAACGGCATTGAGACTGCAATAAAAATTCGAGAAATCGACAAGAACGTCATGATGATAATTGTCACCTCCATCAAATCAAATATGATAGCAGTAAAAAGCGGAAAGATTCCAAATCTAGGATATGTTACAAAACCCATAGATCCAATCATGATCAAAGAAGCATTATCTAAACTAAGACAGGATGTTAATTGA